The following are from one region of the Ochotona princeps isolate mOchPri1 chromosome 15, mOchPri1.hap1, whole genome shotgun sequence genome:
- the LOC131482039 gene encoding apolipoprotein L2-like, whose product MWHDKSHFADIIEYIKNTLSREELQQLLVEDEAWEILMSKAELSSEEAHALREVLAKCSADSDKDPEDRACRAERQARERFLREFPQVKARLEEKIAKLHALADNVGKVHRDCTITNVVASSTGTVSGILSIVGLALAPVTAGVSLALTATGMGLGAAAAVTGVSTAIVEHVTRASAEAEAGRLTSSSVNQAELVAKTVGQSVPKVINVTQKFFEVLEDVGKNVHAIRVARTNPRLLASAKRLMTAGKISARSTRQVQKAFGGTALAMTRGARIAGAATAGLFLLFDVVSLVQESVHLHQGAPSESAQDLQQRAQQLEEKLAQLMEIHRSLQEDAAE is encoded by the exons ATGTGGC ATGACAAAAGCCACTTTGCAGACATCATCGAGTATATCAAGAACACactgagcagggaggagctgcagcagctgctggtggAAGACGAGGCCTGGGAGATACTCATGTCCAAGGCGGAATTGTCCAG TGAGGAGGCACACGCGCTACGTGAAGTCCTGGCCAAGTGTAGCGCTGACTCAGACAAGGACCCAGAGGACAGAGCGTGCCGAGCAGAGCGGCAGGCGAGGGAGAGGTTTTTGAGGGAGTTTCCGCAGGTGAAAGCGAGGCTGGAGGAGAAAATAGCAAAGCTGCACGCCCTGGCGGACAATGTGGGCAAGGTGCACCGGGACTGCACCATCACCAAcgtggtggcttcctccaccggGACCGTCTCTGGTATTCTGAGCATTGTcggcctggctctggcccctgtgACTGCAGGGGTCAGCCTGGCACTCACAGCCACCGGGATGGGACTGGGTGCAGCTGCTGCCGTGACTGGTGTCTCCACTGCCATTGTGGAGCACGTAACCAGAGCATCAGCGGAGGCCGAAGCTGGCCGCCTCACGTCAAGCAGCGTCAACCAAGCGGAGCTGGTCGCAAAGACTGTGGGTCAGAGTGTCCCCAAAGTTATCAATGTAACCCAGAAGTTCTTTGAAGTCCTGGAAGACGTCGGGAAGAATGTGCACGCCATCAGGGTTGCACGGACCAACCCCCGCCTTCTGGCCAGTGCCAAACGCCTCATGACTGCAGGGAAGATCTCAGCCCGCAGCACTAGGCAGGTACAGAAAGCCTTCGGGGGCACTGCTCTGGCCATGACCAGGGGAGCCCGCATTGCAGGTGCAGCCACCGCTGGGCTCTTCCTTCTGTTTGACGTGGTCAGCCTTGTCCAGGAGTCGGTCCACTTGCACCAAGGTGCCCCTTCTGAGTCGGCTCAAGATCTGCAGCAGCGggctcagcagctggaagagaagtTGGCGCAGCTCATGGAGATCCACAGGAGCCTGCAGGAGGACGCAGCTGAGTGA